The Synchiropus splendidus isolate RoL2022-P1 chromosome 11, RoL_Sspl_1.0, whole genome shotgun sequence genome contains a region encoding:
- the LOC128767583 gene encoding uncharacterized protein LOC128767583 isoform X2, with protein sequence MLFIYCLFFFLPSGGCDRDFLSSTVAAGQDVTIECNCQSKPGDLYWTLLTSDNLPKFLVSADSYGTRPFYKPPRITAERSPQHFDLHISRVELGDSGIYFCTEVRSSQMTFLNVTFLQVQETQPPVIDVVQPDLPTSNLECSLFRNSRNKPCSDRESVYWFKSGEDGSPSLLLAHDNRGAKCEPSSLTGSRKCYYTMSRDDKCSDNDKVYCAVVSCGHIFFGNGSEIRKKEGEKGGSYFQRAMEVALGAALAVSVGVIAVLTCIIRKQKRDLLTSSCLQTRSTCDEQQPDTSECLVYAVPSCSKRKSGRQESFGNMQENVIYSGVKVTR encoded by the exons ATGCTCTTCATATATTGTCTTTTCTTCTTCCTGCCGAGTGGAG GATGTGATCGAGACTTCTTGTCAAGCACCGTGGCTGCGGGGCAGGATGTGACTATCGAATGCAACTGTCAGAGCAAGCCTGGAGACCTTTATTGGACTCTACTGACATCTGACAACCTTCCGAAATTTTTAGTCTCGGCCGACTCGTACGGGACTCGTCCTTTCTACAAGCCTCCACGCATCACTGCAGAACGTAGTCCACAGCATTTTGATCTGCATATCAGCAGAGTGGAATTAGGGGACAGTGGAATTTACTTCTGCACTGAGGTTAGGTCTTCTCAGATGACATTCCTCAATGTGACATTTCTGCAAGTCCAAG AGACACAACCTCCTGTCATTGATGTTGTTCAGCCAGATCTGCCGACGTCGAATCTTGAATGTTCACTCTTCAGAAATTCAAGGAACAAACCATGCTCCGACAGAGAATCCGTTTACTGGTTCAAGTCTGGGGAAGACGGATCGCCGAGTTTACTCCTCGCTCATGATAACAGAGGGGCTAAATGTGAGCCGAGCTCTCTGACCGGATCGAGGAAATGTTACTACACCATGTCCAGAGATGACAAGTGCTCTGACAATGATAAGGTCTACTGCGCGGTGGTTTCCTGCGGACACATCTTTTTTGGTAATGGGTCTGAAatcagaaagaaagaag gaGAAAAGGGTGGCAGTTACTTCCAAAGGGCAATGGAAGTTGCGCTTGGTGCTGCTCTTGCTGTTAGCGTAGGAGTCATTGCTGTGTTGACATGCATCATCAGGAAACAGAAGCGTGATTTACTCA CTTCTTCCTGTCTTCAAACCAGGTCCACCTGTGATGAGCAGCAG CCGGATACTTCCGAATGTCTGGTTTATGCTGTGCCAAGCTGCAGCAAGAGGAAAAGCGGGAGACAGGAAAGTTTTGGGAACATGCaggaaaatgtgatttattcagGGGTAAAAGTGACGAGATAG
- the LOC128767583 gene encoding uncharacterized protein LOC128767583 isoform X1 encodes MANVIERFVIFMVTSTHLSVICLPGCDRDFLSSTVAAGQDVTIECNCQSKPGDLYWTLLTSDNLPKFLVSADSYGTRPFYKPPRITAERSPQHFDLHISRVELGDSGIYFCTEVRSSQMTFLNVTFLQVQETQPPVIDVVQPDLPTSNLECSLFRNSRNKPCSDRESVYWFKSGEDGSPSLLLAHDNRGAKCEPSSLTGSRKCYYTMSRDDKCSDNDKVYCAVVSCGHIFFGNGSEIRKKEGEKGGSYFQRAMEVALGAALAVSVGVIAVLTCIIRKQKRDLLTSSCLQTRSTCDEQQPDTSECLVYAVPSCSKRKSGRQESFGNMQENVIYSGVKVTR; translated from the exons ATGGCAAATGTGATAGAaaggtttgtcattttcatGGTAACATCTACCCATTTAAGTGTAATATGTCTTCCAGGATGTGATCGAGACTTCTTGTCAAGCACCGTGGCTGCGGGGCAGGATGTGACTATCGAATGCAACTGTCAGAGCAAGCCTGGAGACCTTTATTGGACTCTACTGACATCTGACAACCTTCCGAAATTTTTAGTCTCGGCCGACTCGTACGGGACTCGTCCTTTCTACAAGCCTCCACGCATCACTGCAGAACGTAGTCCACAGCATTTTGATCTGCATATCAGCAGAGTGGAATTAGGGGACAGTGGAATTTACTTCTGCACTGAGGTTAGGTCTTCTCAGATGACATTCCTCAATGTGACATTTCTGCAAGTCCAAG AGACACAACCTCCTGTCATTGATGTTGTTCAGCCAGATCTGCCGACGTCGAATCTTGAATGTTCACTCTTCAGAAATTCAAGGAACAAACCATGCTCCGACAGAGAATCCGTTTACTGGTTCAAGTCTGGGGAAGACGGATCGCCGAGTTTACTCCTCGCTCATGATAACAGAGGGGCTAAATGTGAGCCGAGCTCTCTGACCGGATCGAGGAAATGTTACTACACCATGTCCAGAGATGACAAGTGCTCTGACAATGATAAGGTCTACTGCGCGGTGGTTTCCTGCGGACACATCTTTTTTGGTAATGGGTCTGAAatcagaaagaaagaag gaGAAAAGGGTGGCAGTTACTTCCAAAGGGCAATGGAAGTTGCGCTTGGTGCTGCTCTTGCTGTTAGCGTAGGAGTCATTGCTGTGTTGACATGCATCATCAGGAAACAGAAGCGTGATTTACTCA CTTCTTCCTGTCTTCAAACCAGGTCCACCTGTGATGAGCAGCAG CCGGATACTTCCGAATGTCTGGTTTATGCTGTGCCAAGCTGCAGCAAGAGGAAAAGCGGGAGACAGGAAAGTTTTGGGAACATGCaggaaaatgtgatttattcagGGGTAAAAGTGACGAGATAG
- the LOC128767552 gene encoding uncharacterized protein LOC128767552: MLFVFCLAALLWIGGCGSVFLRSVPVGESLTLYCSSQNSYGTLRWIRLSIDKSVEYLATSDSRESSDVVKKDESGKFDLPLHGVLLNETGFYICCEVWYTDLKILNVTFLHVEEVSPHVTDIEEDSSEVHSGLSYKHQCSVSSSSKTSSCSERVYWFKPRADKSPSLLVAHEHEGEECGWNSTTGLKKCVYSVSRDVDWSHDETLYCAVLSCGQIFFGNGLKKPPKGKRITWLLI, from the exons ATGCTGTTCGTCTTCTGTCTGGCTGCTCTTCTCTGGATTGGAG GATGTGGATCAGTGTTTCTGAGGTCTGTTCCAGTTGGAGAGAGTTTGACTCTGTACTGCAGCAGTCAGAACTCATACGGAACTTTGAGGTGGATTCGACTTTCTATCGACAAGTCTGTGGAATATTTAGCCACCAGTGACAGCCGCGAGTCTTCTGATGTGGTAAAGAAAGACGAATCAGGGAAGTTTGACCTTCCTCTTCATGGAGTGCTGCTGAATGAAACTGGATTTTACATCTGCTGTGAAGTTTGGTACACAGATTTAAAGATTTTGAACGTGACCTTTTTACATGTTGAAG AAGTGTCTCCTCACGTCACCGACATAGAAGAGGATTCATCTGAGGTCCATTCTGGACTCTCTTACAAGCATCAGTGTTCAGTTTCCTCCAGTTCCAAGACTAGTTCATGTTCAGAGAGAGTTTACTGGTTCAAACCCAGAGCAGACAAATCACCAAGTTTACTGGTCGCACATGAACACGAAGGTGAGGAGTGTGGATGGAACTCTACGACTGGATTGAAGAAATGTGTCTACAGCGTGTCCAGAGACGTGGACTGGTCTCATGATGAGACCCTCTACTGCGCTGTGCTCTCATGTGGACAGATCTTCTTCGGAAATGGGCTGAAAAAGCCTCCTAAAGGTAAAAGAATAACATGGTTGTTGATCTAG